The stretch of DNA TCTCGTGTTCTCCGTTGGTTTGATCTCTACCGGTACATTCAGGCGTCAGCCGTCTCTGCTCCGGTTTTGGCGTTGTCCCTGCAGCCTTGGCGGCTCGAATCTTGCCTAGGCGTGCAAAAGCGTGGCATTCGTTGCGCACCTTACCCGCAACCCGGAAACAAGCTCACACCCAGCATCATGAGAACAAAACCAAAATGATGCTGCGGCGGCCTTCATCCACTGCCACACAGAACAATTACAGACAACTCTAGCACGGCTTGATCCTGGGCCTTAATCGGGTGTAAGGCGGACGACGGCGGGAGCGGCCCGCCGCCGTCGTCTTCGACTGCCCCCGGTAACCGGGCGCAAAGCCCGGTTAACGGGACAGGCCCCGCACTCGAAAGTGCGGGGCCCAACCTTAAGAGGGACTAACTGCCGTTTTAGCGGAAGTCGTTGCCCAGATCGTAGTCATCCAGCGGGATGGCGTGGAACTCGGGGGCTCCGTCACCGCCCAGGGTGTCGTACGAGAAGTCGCTGAATGCGCTGGGGCCGGTGAACAGGTTGGCCTTCGCTTCTTCAGTGGGCTCCACGGTGACCTCGGTGTAGCGCGGGAGACCCGTGCCGGCCGGGATCAGCTTACCGATGATGACGTTCTCCTTGAGGCCCAGCAGCGGATCGCTCTTGCCTTCCATGGCCGCCTGCGTCAGGACGCGGGTGGTCTCCTGGAAGGAAGCTGCGGACAGCCAGGACTCGGTGGCCAGCGACGCCTTGGTGATGCCCATGAGCTCCGGACGTCCGGATGCCGGTGCCTTGCCCTCGGACACAACGCGGCGGTTGGCATCCTCGAAACGGCTGCGCTCGGCGAGCTCGCCGGGAAGCAGGTCCGATTCGCCGGACTCGATGACCGTGACGCGGCGCAGCATCTGGCGAACGATAACCTCGACGTGCTTGTCGTGGATACCGATGCCCTGGCTGCGGTACACGCCCTGCACTTCGTCCACCAGGAACTTCTGTGCTGCACGCGGACCCATGATGCGCAGGACCTGCTTGGGATCCACCGGACCGTTGATCAGCTTCTGGCCAACGGTGACGTGGTCGCCGTCTTCGATCAGCAGGCGTGAACGGCGCAGGACCGGGTAAGCGATCTCTTCCGTTCCGTCATCCGGGGTGATGACCAGGCGCATCTGGCGCTCGGACTCTTCGATGGTGATGCGGCCGGCTGCTTCGGCAATCGGTGCAACACCCTTCGGAGTACGGGCTTCGAAGAGCTCCTGGATACGGGGCAGACCCTGGGTGATGTCGTCGCCACCGCCGGCGGACACTGCACCACCGGTGTGGAACGTACGCATGGTCAGCTGGGTACCGGGCTCACCGATGGACTGTGCGGCGATGATGCCCACGGCCTCGCCGATGTCCACGGTCTTTCCGGTGGCCAGCGAACGGCCGTAGCACAGGGCGCAGGTACCAACGCTGGACTCACAGGTAAGGACCGAACGGACCTTGACCTCGGTGATGCCGGCCTTGAAGAGCTCGTCGATAACGACGTCGCCGCAGTCGGTGCCGGCAGCTGCGAGGACGTTGCCCTCGGAGTCCACGACGTCGACAGCCAGCGTACGTGCGTAAGCGCTGTTCTCGACGTTCTCGTCCAGGACCAGCTCGCCGTTGGAGTCGGCGACGGCGATCGGCGTGACCAGGCCACGCTCGGTGCCGCAGTCCTCTTCACGGACGATGACGTCCTGCGAGACGTCCACCAGGCGTCGGGTCAGGTAACCCGAGTTGGCGGTACGCAGGGCGGTATCGGCGAGGCCCTTACGGGCACCGTGCGTGGCGATGAAGTATTCCAGCACCGACAGGCCCTCACGGTAGGAGGACTTGATGGGGCGCGGGATGATCTCACCCTTCGGGTTGGCCACCAGGCCACGGATACCCGCGATCTGACGGACCTGCATCCAGTTACCACGTGCACCGGAGGACACCATGCGGTTGATGGTGTTCATCGGCGACAGGCTTTCACGCATCACCGCGGCGATGTCGTTGGTGGCCTTGTTCCAGATCTCGATGAGCTCCTGGCGACGCTCGTCGTCGTCGATCAGGCCCTTGTCGTACTGGCCCTGGATCTTGGCGGCGCGTTCCTCGTAACCGGCGAGGATCTCAGGCTTGGCAGCCGGAACCTCGATGTCGGAGATGGCAACCGTGACGCCCGAACGGGTGGCCCAGTAGAAACCGGCATCCTTCAGGTTGTCCAGCGTTGCCGCGGTAACAACCTTCGGGTAGCGCTCAGCGAGGTCGTTGACGATCCTGGACAGTTCGCCCTTGTCCGCTACAGCCTCAACCCAGGGGTAGTCCGCGGGCAGGGTCTCGTTGAAGAGAACCTGGCCCAGGGAGGTTTCCACGATTGCGGGCTGGCCCTGCTCCCAGCCTTCGGGAGCTTCCCAACCGGAGTAGGGCACGAAGCCTTCGAGGCGGATCTTGACCTGGGAGTTCAGGTGCAGGTCGCGGGCATCGAACGCCATGATGGCTTCGGATACCGAACCGAAGATGCGGCCTTCGCCGGCTGAACCCTTCCGCTTGGTGGTCAGGTGGTAGAGGCCGATGATCATATCCTGCGAAGGCAGGGTGACCGGGCGTCCATCGGACGGCTTCAGGATGTTGTTCGAGGACAGCATCAGGATGCGCGCCTCAGCCTGCGCCTCGGGGCTCAGCGGCAGGTGTACTGCCATCTGGTCACCGTCGAAGTCAGCGTTGAAGGCACCACAAACCAGCGGGTGAAGCTGGATGGCCTTGCCTTCCACAAGCTGCGGTTCGAACGCCTGGATACCCAGGCGGTGCAGGGTGGGTGCACGGTTGAGCAGCACCGGGTGTTCGGTGATGATCTCTTCGAGCACGTCCCACACCTGCGGGCGGTAACGCTCAACCATCCGCTTGGCCGACTTGATGTTCTGTGCGTGGTTGAGGTCAACCAGGCGCTTCATCACGAACGGCTTGAAGAGCTCCAGGGCCATCTGCTTGGGCA from Pseudarthrobacter chlorophenolicus A6 encodes:
- a CDS encoding DNA-directed RNA polymerase subunit beta', coding for MSSESSFGLMQIGLATAEDIRGWSYGEVKKPETINYRTLKPEKDGLFCEKIFGPSRDWECYCGKYKRVRFKGIICERCGVEVTRAKVRRERMGHIELAAPVTHIWYFKGVPSRLGYLLDLAPKDLEKVIYFAAYMITSVDEAARHEELPNLQVEHDIEKKQLIDNRDGDIAAIARDLEGEIARLEGEGAKAADKKKARDSADRQMANVRKRADADIERLEQVWDRFKNLKVADLEGDEGLYRELRDRYGMYFEGSMGAEAIKKRLEGFDMQAESDLLRDIIANGKGQRKTRALKRLKVVNAFLTTNNSPLGMVLDAVPVIPPELRPMVQLDGGRFATSDLNDLYRRVINRNNRLKRLLDLGAPEIIVNNEKRMLQEAVDSLFDNGRRGRPVTGPGNRPLKSLSDMLKGKQGRFRQNLLGKRVDYSGRSVIVVGPQLKLHQCGLPKQMALELFKPFVMKRLVDLNHAQNIKSAKRMVERYRPQVWDVLEEIITEHPVLLNRAPTLHRLGIQAFEPQLVEGKAIQLHPLVCGAFNADFDGDQMAVHLPLSPEAQAEARILMLSSNNILKPSDGRPVTLPSQDMIIGLYHLTTKRKGSAGEGRIFGSVSEAIMAFDARDLHLNSQVKIRLEGFVPYSGWEAPEGWEQGQPAIVETSLGQVLFNETLPADYPWVEAVADKGELSRIVNDLAERYPKVVTAATLDNLKDAGFYWATRSGVTVAISDIEVPAAKPEILAGYEERAAKIQGQYDKGLIDDDERRQELIEIWNKATNDIAAVMRESLSPMNTINRMVSSGARGNWMQVRQIAGIRGLVANPKGEIIPRPIKSSYREGLSVLEYFIATHGARKGLADTALRTANSGYLTRRLVDVSQDVIVREEDCGTERGLVTPIAVADSNGELVLDENVENSAYARTLAVDVVDSEGNVLAAAGTDCGDVVIDELFKAGITEVKVRSVLTCESSVGTCALCYGRSLATGKTVDIGEAVGIIAAQSIGEPGTQLTMRTFHTGGAVSAGGGDDITQGLPRIQELFEARTPKGVAPIAEAAGRITIEESERQMRLVITPDDGTEEIAYPVLRRSRLLIEDGDHVTVGQKLINGPVDPKQVLRIMGPRAAQKFLVDEVQGVYRSQGIGIHDKHVEVIVRQMLRRVTVIESGESDLLPGELAERSRFEDANRRVVSEGKAPASGRPELMGITKASLATESWLSAASFQETTRVLTQAAMEGKSDPLLGLKENVIIGKLIPAGTGLPRYTEVTVEPTEEAKANLFTGPSAFSDFSYDTLGGDGAPEFHAIPLDDYDLGNDFR